TCTTACTGAATTAGTATGGCCCGGGATTTTCCCCGGGCCATTTTTTTAAAATATAAGACTTTATAAGCTGCGCGTTTATCGTTTGGTCTTATATTTTTACGAGAAACGGATGCCGTCCTCTTCCAGAGGACGGCATCCGTTTCTTCTTACTTATTGCTGGATATTTCCGCTCTGAACATCATTGCTCTTAAGAGCCAGCACGGCCTTATTAAGGATATTGTTCTTAACTGTATAGGGCGGCGCATTTGTACCCGCATAGATCGTGGAAATGCCTACAGCGGCGATATTGGAAGTGACGGTATTGCTGATAATCGATACGTTGAATACATCGGCAGGATCATTTCGTTTCCAGTAGTCGTTGATTTTGATCAGCTCTACCGAAGTCCGCGCAAGCTTCATGGCCGTCACCGTATTATTTTCGAGAACGACTCGATTAGCCGTTTCAACCGTAATGGCCGAAGCATCACCCTTGACGTTGAACTTGGAGTTCGTGATCTTCAGATCCAGATTGGCATGGCTTGCGATAAGGGCATTGTTGCCGGTAGCGTTGGAGGCAAAAGTGCAATTATCGAAGCTGTATACGCCACTAGCGACAATCGTTGACCCGAACCGGCTGCCGTCCGCCGCTTCAAATATAGAGTTCGTGTACATGCCCTGCGGTAAAGTCATGCCTTGGGCAGAGTTGAATCCGAGCACCTTGATATTATTGAATGCCGATCCCGGTTTGGGATTGCCGTTGAAGCTGGCGAACGCCGCCTCTCCTGTTACTGTAACATTGGAAACCTCAATGGGTTCTCCGCTTACTGCAAAGCCCGCATCCACTTTCTTTGTAATCTGAATATTCACATTGGAGACTTTGACACCTTTCGGATTCTTGGCGCTGACGGACAGTTTGCCGTTGGTGATCTCCATACCGTCGATGACAATATTGGGCCCTTGGAAGAAGGTGCCGGAATCATTCATCCGGTTACCCAGGAAGGATGCATCATGATAGGCGATAATCCGGGTAGCATCAAAGTGATTGTTTACGACCTTTGCATTTTTGAACGTCTCGGATACCGCAAGTCCGATGGTGCCCTTCGAAGCGAGATGGTTGCCCTCAACGGTCGCGTCATGCCCGTCATACAGGATGACGTCATAAACCGCATTATTGTAGAATTCATTGTTTTTAATAAAAATGTTGGTGTTCAGGTTTCCGTTCTCGCCGTATCCGCCTTCCACATCAATGCCCGACTGCGGCGCGATTCCTTTGATGTCGTGCAGGATGTTGTTCATGATCAGCGCATTGTCGGCGCCACCCACCGTAATACCCTGGCGGCGGTTATAAGCGAACTCGGAATTTTTAACGACCGGATTCTGGGTGACGGTCCGGTTCCAAGCCTCCAGATAGGCGCCGGTTGACGAGGCTTTAATAAATACCAGATGGAAGTAAGCCGCGCCGTCCGGTATCGTCATGATTTCTCTCGCCAAAGCCGGTTGACTCTTGATGAAGGACCCGTCCGTACGATAGAAATACACGGTAAAGTTGCTGGGCAGATTGGCTATATTGGAAATTTCAAAGGTCCGCTCCGTCTTGAAGATGGCGTTGTTAAAATAAATGCCGTCTTTTGTCCGAACCTTTGTGCTGTCGCCGATCGGCTGGCCGCTTGCTCCGATTCCGCCGGAGACGAAGCTGGCGGCGTACAGATCCTTAAACATGGTGCCAAAGCCGCCAAGCACCAGCCCGTCGCCGGTGAAATACATCGCTTTGACGCCATCTATCGTTGTATTCTTCGCGCCTTCAACGAAAATGCCGTATCCGCCTTCGTGGGTGCCCGTATTATAAGGGTCCCGCTGGGAATAGTCATGGGTCTGCTTGTCGCCAATATACGTTCCGCCGCGAAGCGTTACATTGTTGGCGCCGTACCCGACATACATGACATCGTATCGTTCTTTGCCGTTGGTTTCCTTCTGAAGGACGGCATCCATCGGCAGATCGAACAGCATATCGCCGACCATGGCGATCCGGCTGTTCTTGTCGATGAGATAGGTTCCAGGCGGAAGCGTTGTTGCCGTGATGCCTTTCTGGCGGGCCCAGATCAAGGCATTGTTAATGCCCTTGACGGTCTCCACCGGGTGTGTGCCGTCGTTATAGATGCCCCACCGCGCCAGCTCAATCAGATAGTGCGTCGGCGATGCCGACACGGGAGCGCTCAGGGGCGAGCGGTTTCCGCTGGTGTCTACGGCTTCCAACTGAACGGTGTACGCCACGCCGAAATCCAGCCCTTTAGCCTCGTAAAAGTTCTGCAAGAGAGGCTCGGCATTCACTTTTTGTCCGCCCACATAAATATTGTAGCCGGCCAAATCGCTTTCCGTACCGGCCGCCCAGGAGATGGAAACTTTGCTTGGACCGCCCGCGGCCGATACCTGCGCGGGGGTAGCCGGCGGTACAATGTCCTTCGTCCGGATGGAAAGGCCGATGCCGTTTGAAGTCTTCACAACCGTATAAACTGTTTTGAGTGTGAAAGAATATTCTGTTTCCCCGGAGAGTCCTTCCGCTTTGTATCTGCCGTCTGATGAAGAACCGATCAGAACGCCGCCCAGGTAAATATCCACCCGGTTAAAATTGGGGGAGGCGGGATTGTTCCAGGTCAGCGTTACGGATGTGCCGTCGTCCACAGCAGTCAACCCGCTGATTTCCTCGGGAGCCGAGTCATCCGCGGCTTGCGGTGTAGCGGATATCGGGATTGAAGGCCCCGATTCAATCTGGGCGTCATTTACAGCGGTCACATACAGACTGTAGCTTTGGCCGTTCTTCAGTCCGTTCAGCATATAGGTGTCTCCGGTTACCGTAGCGGTATTGCTCTTAGTGCCGTCCCGATAGACATTGTAGCCAATAATGGAGCTCTCGCCGTTCTCCGTCCAATTTAGCAGTACGGCTCCGTCCGAAGCGGAAGCGGACAGTCCGGCCGGAGGAGACGGAAGACTGGCAGGCGCTGTCGTCACGCTTAACTCAGTGCCTGCGGACTCCATGCCGGTCATGTTTACGGTCTTCAATACATAGTGGTGGGTTGTGCCGGGAAGCAGACCGGTTTCCTGATAGAACGTATCGGTTGTCGCTGCCTTCAGGCTTCCTTCTTTATAAATGTTAACGGCTTTAAAATCGGGATACGCCGGGTTGAACCAGGTAAATGACAAGCCTGTTTTACCGCTGAGCGACTTCAAGCCGGAAACTTCCTGCAGCACAGGCGCTTCGCTCGGAGCGGGAGTCGGCTCTGGAGCGGGCGTCATGCCGGGCGCCGGAGCCGGCTCAGGAGCCGGAGTGGGAGTAGGCTCGGGTGCCGGAGCCGCCGCAGCCGGATCGGCAGAGGCGGAAGGAAGCGGCGTTGGCAAAGGCGAAGGCGATGGAGCCGGAGCAACCGGAGGGGCCGCACCGCCCCCGCCACCACCGCCGCCGGCTCCGCCACCACCGCCGATGGCAGCCATCAAACCCGCGGCGGCCGGTTCGCTCGCGGGAACGCCTTCCGGCGAAGCGGATGGGCTGACTGGCGGCGGCGCCGATTCGTCGGGCGATCCGGCGGCGCCGATCCGCAGATCCTGGTAGAGCGTTCTGCCGAGCAGGGCGGCGAATTCGGAGCGAGTCACCATTTTGGACGGCTGAAACTTGCCGTTCTCGTCTCCGGCCGCGATGCCGTTCGTTACCAGCCTGGAAATGGACGAAGCGGCCCAGTGGTTGTCGATGTCGGAAACATGGGCTGCGGCATTCGCGCCCTGGCTGTCCAGATTGAAGGCGCGCGCGATGAGCACGGCGCTGTCGGCCCGGGTAAGCGTCTCGCCGGGGCGGAACGTGCCGTCCGCATAACCGGTAATCAGATTGGACTTCTTCGCGGCTTTAATATAGGGATAAGCCCAATATTCCGACGACACATCGGAAATAGCCTGCGGATCATCCCCATTGG
This region of Paenibacillus sp. URB8-2 genomic DNA includes:
- a CDS encoding S-layer homology domain-containing protein, which codes for MKNTAFTLIVFIIVALLTPTFPQAEAASPILFSDISPKHWAHQEISRLKEQQLIGGYDDGTFRPDNPITRAEAVKIIVQASGIGVDSNGDDPQAISDVSSEYWAYPYIKAAKKSNLITGYADGTFRPGETLTRADSAVLIARAFNLDSQGANAAAHVSDIDNHWAASSISRLVTNGIAAGDENGKFQPSKMVTRSEFAALLGRTLYQDLRIGAAGSPDESAPPPVSPSASPEGVPASEPAAAGLMAAIGGGGGAGGGGGGGGAAPPVAPAPSPSPLPTPLPSASADPAAAAPAPEPTPTPAPEPAPAPGMTPAPEPTPAPSEAPVLQEVSGLKSLSGKTGLSFTWFNPAYPDFKAVNIYKEGSLKAATTDTFYQETGLLPGTTHHYVLKTVNMTGMESAGTELSVTTAPASLPSPPAGLSASASDGAVLLNWTENGESSIIGYNVYRDGTKSNTATVTGDTYMLNGLKNGQSYSLYVTAVNDAQIESGPSIPISATPQAADDSAPEEISGLTAVDDGTSVTLTWNNPASPNFNRVDIYLGGVLIGSSSDGRYKAEGLSGETEYSFTLKTVYTVVKTSNGIGLSIRTKDIVPPATPAQVSAAGGPSKVSISWAAGTESDLAGYNIYVGGQKVNAEPLLQNFYEAKGLDFGVAYTVQLEAVDTSGNRSPLSAPVSASPTHYLIELARWGIYNDGTHPVETVKGINNALIWARQKGITATTLPPGTYLIDKNSRIAMVGDMLFDLPMDAVLQKETNGKERYDVMYVGYGANNVTLRGGTYIGDKQTHDYSQRDPYNTGTHEGGYGIFVEGAKNTTIDGVKAMYFTGDGLVLGGFGTMFKDLYAASFVSGGIGASGQPIGDSTKVRTKDGIYFNNAIFKTERTFEISNIANLPSNFTVYFYRTDGSFIKSQPALAREIMTIPDGAAYFHLVFIKASSTGAYLEAWNRTVTQNPVVKNSEFAYNRRQGITVGGADNALIMNNILHDIKGIAPQSGIDVEGGYGENGNLNTNIFIKNNEFYNNAVYDVILYDGHDATVEGNHLASKGTIGLAVSETFKNAKVVNNHFDATRIIAYHDASFLGNRMNDSGTFFQGPNIVIDGMEITNGKLSVSAKNPKGVKVSNVNIQITKKVDAGFAVSGEPIEVSNVTVTGEAAFASFNGNPKPGSAFNNIKVLGFNSAQGMTLPQGMYTNSIFEAADGSRFGSTIVASGVYSFDNCTFASNATGNNALIASHANLDLKITNSKFNVKGDASAITVETANRVVLENNTVTAMKLARTSVELIKINDYWKRNDPADVFNVSIISNTVTSNIAAVGISTIYAGTNAPPYTVKNNILNKAVLALKSNDVQSGNIQQ